The following proteins are co-located in the Acidicapsa acidisoli genome:
- a CDS encoding sensor domain-containing diguanylate cyclase: MTSTPHSRNFARALSSHGSLLRSLTEGLALACLVFLLEYAMDYVGFFNSHGQAIWWPTNGLALALLIRSDRSRWPAILAGVLMGSWAGTLIHGYPISSWIVNATANSVGPLFGALMLPRFEKLENWLQQPHLVIRFVAFALLLAPALSATIYASNVHRFMPGLDYWTVLQTRGDSDMLGYAMFAPLVLVLSSRETYRLASISDLAMPVFLLGVVAGTTYCVFWQFSYSLTFVLVSVILLVSLRLGFAASVIAVNLLAVLATTATMHGHGPLTMGTGDVLEHRILLLQGFLSLTMVTAFSVSVIQIEREVFQQKLLLAYKEMETLATTDALTGLANRRLFEESLKADWARALRSGDSLALLMIDVDHFKSYNDRFGHPAGDICLHAIAQSIVTMAHRSTDLLARYGGEEFLFLLPTATLEDAARLAETIRLRIESLHEHTEKTIHCPVTVSVGCAAMTPAPGLAPNSLIAASDEALYRAKRNGRNRVELAEVSAVPFDLNTVL, from the coding sequence ATGACCTCGACTCCCCACTCGCGTAACTTCGCGCGCGCACTTTCGTCGCACGGATCTCTATTGAGATCTTTGACCGAAGGGCTGGCTTTGGCCTGTCTGGTCTTCCTGCTCGAATATGCGATGGACTACGTCGGATTCTTCAACAGTCACGGGCAGGCGATCTGGTGGCCAACCAATGGCCTCGCGCTCGCCTTATTGATCCGCAGCGATCGCTCGCGGTGGCCCGCGATACTGGCCGGCGTCCTGATGGGGTCATGGGCCGGGACACTGATCCACGGTTACCCGATTTCTTCCTGGATCGTCAACGCGACCGCAAACTCTGTCGGACCACTGTTTGGAGCGCTGATGCTGCCCAGGTTCGAGAAGCTGGAGAACTGGCTCCAGCAACCGCACCTGGTCATCCGTTTTGTCGCGTTTGCGCTCTTGCTGGCTCCGGCTCTCTCGGCAACGATCTATGCATCAAACGTCCATCGGTTTATGCCCGGCCTCGACTACTGGACCGTGCTCCAGACCCGCGGCGATTCCGACATGCTCGGATATGCGATGTTCGCTCCCCTGGTGCTGGTGCTCAGCAGCAGGGAAACATACCGCCTTGCGAGCATCTCGGATTTGGCCATGCCGGTCTTCCTGCTTGGGGTGGTCGCCGGCACGACATACTGTGTCTTTTGGCAATTTTCTTATTCCCTGACCTTCGTCCTGGTTTCGGTGATTCTGCTGGTAAGCCTGCGCCTCGGGTTCGCCGCCTCTGTGATTGCTGTCAACCTGCTGGCTGTCCTCGCCACTACAGCCACAATGCACGGCCATGGGCCGCTTACCATGGGAACCGGGGATGTGCTCGAACATCGGATACTTTTGCTGCAAGGCTTCCTTTCCCTAACCATGGTCACCGCATTTTCAGTCTCGGTCATCCAGATCGAGCGCGAGGTCTTCCAGCAGAAGCTCCTACTCGCGTACAAAGAGATGGAAACACTGGCTACTACCGATGCCCTCACCGGTCTGGCCAACCGCAGGCTCTTCGAGGAATCTCTGAAAGCAGATTGGGCTCGGGCCCTGCGCAGCGGCGATTCTTTGGCACTGCTCATGATCGACGTCGATCACTTCAAGTCTTACAACGACCGCTTCGGACACCCGGCAGGCGATATCTGTCTTCACGCGATTGCACAATCGATTGTCACCATGGCGCATCGCTCCACTGACCTGTTGGCCCGTTACGGCGGTGAAGAGTTCCTCTTCCTATTGCCCACGGCAACACTGGAAGACGCAGCCCGTCTGGCTGAAACGATTCGCTTGCGCATCGAGAGCCTGCACGAACATACCGAAAAGACCATCCATTGCCCGGTTACGGTTTCTGTAGGCTGCGCGGCAATGACCCCTGCTCCCGGACTGGCTCCAAACTCGTTGATCGCAGCTTCCGACGAAGCGCTTTACCGCGCCAAGCGGAATGGACGCAACCGGGTCGAACTCGCCGAAGTTTCTGCCGTGCCCTTTGATCTCAATACGGTTCTCTGA
- a CDS encoding S41 family peptidase: MNLTRRLVSLKTSLLAALLVVTPIALVPAPAIAAAAPPLLLRYPSLSQNTIAFRYADDIWTVSRSGGEAERLTSTGSVTDGPYFSPDGSQIAYTARVHGASDVYVVPASGGIPRRLTWHPAGGYVVGWTPDSKNVLFSSGSVSYRHYLRLFLAHADGSGTPEPLPLPAGSQGSYSPDGQYLAYESITRWEDAWKRYKGGQNFPIWIVNLKTLDLEKIPSNNTHDSDPIWVGDQIYFLSDRNGEANADPFDNNHYGPVSLYRYDTKTKQVTLAVPNKGLDVKTIQAGPGGLVYEQFGSLHLLDLAAPDQPGQDHTLAISIHGDLPKLAPHLASISAEEIQNANLSPTGQRAVIEAHGDIFTVPGEKGDTRNLTNTSNAAERDPAWSPDGKTIAYFSDASGEYQLYLRDQTGFKAPTSVDLGSNPSFFYAPQWSPDSKHILYTDKHLHLWYLDVPGKDDKGKEIPPGKPVLVDTSHQGGFGGNGFSANWSPDSKWITYTRDLDNNLKGVFLYSIDKHASTQVTDGMSDTSSAVFDPNGKYLYFLASTDDGPSSAGIDLSSLDRAQTTAAYVVVLSKDEASPIPPESDDEKIKEEKKQDDKNPNPPNPPRTDVDDKDKKDQKADTKSGESKDKEAKKEDKTEDKKVDVKVDLDGIGNRILSLPVPSRNYGSLIAGKTGVIYLLEGPPFGRPSGDGGGGAGIRAVWRFTLEKRKTEQVLSDIDGFVVSADASKALIAQHNALSIAATDDLKPGDGNSGKPLNLSNMTADIDPRAEWRQIFNETWRIERDFLYDPNTHGLSISKVEARYRPYLDGLASRSEFSYLSTEMLGEITIGHMFLGGPHEPDKSPMTGLLGADYTVDHDRYRISKILGGQNWTPGLASPLTLPGVYVKEGEYLLAVNGRELHASDNLYSFFDGTAGLQTVLRVGPNPDGTNARDVTVVPIADDDGLRNLDWIESNRRKVDQLSGGKVAYVYMPNTGGSGYTNFNRYFYSQLDKQALILDERYNEGGFIADYVVDVLRREPLSGAIERDGKPLHDPVGAIFGPKAMLINQNSGSGGDAMPWYFRKAGLGKLVGTRTWGGLVGIGGYPTLLDGGRVTAPRYAIYGLSRDWEVENHGIAPDVPVEDTPKDFAAGHDLQLETGVKLVLDELKAHPIPEIPIPAYPNYHQQDGLGKN, translated from the coding sequence ATGAACCTGACCCGACGCCTTGTCTCGCTGAAAACTTCCCTCCTGGCCGCCTTGCTCGTCGTGACGCCAATAGCCCTCGTTCCGGCACCCGCGATAGCCGCAGCAGCTCCGCCTTTGCTCCTGCGTTACCCCTCCCTGAGCCAGAACACGATCGCCTTCCGCTACGCCGATGACATTTGGACTGTTTCCCGCAGCGGCGGAGAGGCCGAGCGCCTCACCTCCACTGGTTCCGTCACCGACGGTCCCTATTTTTCCCCGGATGGCTCCCAGATTGCGTATACGGCCCGTGTGCATGGCGCTTCAGACGTTTACGTCGTCCCAGCGTCGGGCGGTATTCCGCGCCGCCTTACCTGGCACCCGGCCGGCGGCTATGTCGTCGGGTGGACGCCCGACAGCAAGAATGTTCTCTTCTCCAGCGGCAGCGTGAGCTACCGGCATTATCTGCGCCTGTTCCTGGCACACGCCGATGGCTCAGGCACACCCGAGCCGTTGCCGCTGCCCGCCGGAAGCCAGGGTTCTTACTCTCCGGACGGCCAGTACCTGGCATACGAGTCCATTACCCGCTGGGAGGACGCCTGGAAGCGCTACAAAGGGGGCCAGAACTTCCCTATCTGGATCGTCAACCTCAAGACGCTTGATTTAGAGAAAATCCCCAGCAACAACACCCACGACTCCGATCCGATATGGGTTGGCGACCAGATTTACTTCCTCTCTGACCGGAACGGCGAAGCCAATGCCGATCCTTTCGACAACAATCACTATGGGCCGGTTTCGCTCTATCGCTACGACACCAAAACCAAACAGGTTACGCTGGCCGTTCCAAACAAGGGCCTGGACGTGAAGACCATCCAGGCCGGCCCGGGCGGGCTGGTCTACGAGCAGTTCGGTTCGCTGCATCTTCTCGACCTGGCCGCACCCGATCAGCCCGGGCAGGATCACACGCTCGCAATCAGCATCCATGGCGACCTGCCGAAGCTGGCCCCGCATCTCGCTTCAATCTCCGCCGAGGAGATCCAGAACGCAAATCTGTCGCCCACCGGCCAGCGCGCGGTCATCGAGGCTCACGGAGACATCTTCACGGTGCCCGGCGAAAAAGGCGACACCCGTAACCTCACCAATACCTCCAACGCGGCAGAGCGTGATCCAGCCTGGTCGCCGGACGGCAAGACCATTGCTTACTTCTCGGACGCGTCTGGCGAATACCAGCTCTATCTGCGCGATCAGACCGGCTTCAAAGCTCCGACCTCCGTCGACCTTGGTTCCAATCCTTCGTTCTTCTACGCCCCGCAATGGTCACCGGACTCCAAACACATCCTTTACACCGATAAGCATCTGCATCTCTGGTACCTCGACGTTCCGGGCAAGGACGACAAGGGCAAAGAGATTCCTCCGGGTAAACCAGTCCTCGTCGACACCAGCCATCAGGGAGGCTTCGGCGGCAATGGCTTCAGCGCCAACTGGTCTCCTGATTCGAAGTGGATCACTTACACCCGCGACCTCGACAACAACCTCAAAGGCGTCTTTCTCTACTCGATCGACAAACACGCTTCAACTCAGGTCACCGACGGCATGAGCGACACCAGCAGCGCCGTCTTTGACCCCAATGGCAAATACCTCTACTTCCTTGCTTCCACCGACGATGGCCCCTCAAGCGCAGGCATCGACCTCTCCTCGCTCGACCGCGCTCAGACCACTGCCGCCTACGTCGTCGTCCTCTCCAAAGACGAAGCTTCTCCGATTCCGCCCGAGAGCGATGACGAAAAGATCAAAGAAGAAAAGAAGCAGGACGACAAGAATCCCAATCCGCCAAATCCACCCAGGACTGACGTCGACGACAAGGACAAGAAGGATCAGAAAGCAGACACCAAATCCGGCGAGAGCAAGGATAAGGAAGCCAAGAAAGAGGACAAGACAGAAGACAAGAAGGTCGATGTCAAGGTTGATCTTGATGGCATCGGCAACCGCATCCTCTCGTTGCCCGTGCCGTCGCGCAACTACGGCAGCCTCATCGCAGGCAAAACTGGCGTGATCTACTTGCTCGAAGGCCCTCCCTTTGGGCGACCGTCAGGCGACGGCGGTGGAGGAGCGGGTATTCGCGCCGTCTGGCGTTTCACGCTGGAAAAGCGCAAGACGGAGCAGGTTCTCTCCGACATTGACGGCTTCGTAGTCTCTGCCGACGCCTCGAAGGCGCTCATCGCGCAGCATAACGCGCTCTCGATTGCCGCCACAGACGATCTGAAGCCCGGCGACGGTAACTCCGGCAAGCCGCTCAACCTCTCCAACATGACCGCGGACATCGACCCCCGCGCCGAGTGGCGGCAGATCTTCAACGAAACCTGGCGCATCGAGCGCGACTTCCTCTACGATCCGAACACCCACGGCCTCAGCATCTCCAAAGTAGAGGCCCGCTATCGCCCGTATCTCGATGGACTGGCCAGCCGCAGCGAATTCAGCTACCTCTCCACTGAAATGCTGGGCGAAATCACGATTGGCCACATGTTCCTCGGCGGCCCGCATGAACCGGACAAATCGCCCATGACGGGCCTGCTCGGAGCGGATTACACGGTCGATCACGATCGCTATCGCATCTCCAAAATCCTGGGCGGCCAAAACTGGACGCCCGGGCTGGCCTCGCCGCTGACCCTCCCGGGCGTCTACGTCAAGGAAGGCGAATATCTGCTCGCCGTCAACGGCAGGGAGCTCCACGCCAGCGACAATCTTTACTCTTTCTTTGACGGTACAGCGGGCTTGCAAACCGTCCTTCGAGTCGGACCAAATCCTGACGGCACGAACGCCCGCGATGTCACCGTCGTGCCCATCGCCGACGATGACGGCCTGCGCAACCTCGACTGGATCGAATCCAATCGCCGCAAAGTAGACCAGCTCTCCGGCGGCAAGGTCGCCTACGTCTACATGCCCAACACCGGAGGCTCGGGCTACACCAACTTCAACCGGTACTTCTACTCGCAGCTCGACAAGCAGGCTCTCATTCTCGACGAGCGCTACAACGAAGGCGGCTTCATCGCGGATTATGTGGTCGATGTCCTTCGACGCGAGCCGCTCTCAGGAGCCATCGAACGCGACGGTAAGCCTCTGCATGACCCGGTCGGCGCTATCTTCGGACCGAAGGCCATGCTGATCAACCAGAACTCCGGCTCCGGCGGAGACGCCATGCCCTGGTACTTCCGCAAAGCCGGCCTCGGCAAGCTGGTGGGCACGCGCACATGGGGCGGACTCGTCGGCATCGGCGGGTACCCAACGCTGCTCGACGGCGGCCGGGTCACCGCTCCCCGTTACGCCATCTACGGCCTGAGCCGGGACTGGGAAGTCGAAAATCACGGCATCGCCCCTGACGTCCCCGTCGAAGATACGCCCAAAGACTTCGCCGCGGGTCACGACCTGCAACTGGAAACCGGCGTCAAGCTGGTCCTGGACGAATTGAAAGCCCACCCAATTCCCGAAATCCCGATCCCGGCCTATCCCAACTACCACCAGCAGGACGGTCTGGGCAAAAACTGA
- a CDS encoding Rieske 2Fe-2S domain-containing protein: MTIDAAGAAITGPTATLIYDDWYPAMRSDLLRGNRLRTAMLLDLPLVLGRRKDGKIFAMRDSCPHRGIPLSVGWFDGEHVTCRYHGWEFEPCSGQCAAIPSLSSFDKLDATRIFASAFPCVEKDGYAWVYIPGAGAGRKIEGADLLPVPELPKFSERYRSAHLTADLPCNVDHGIIGLMDPAHGPFVHQAWWWRSRGSIREKTKRFEPIPEGFRMAAHAPSGNSAPYKLLGVYGEPVETTIDFVLPNRRSETIRCGKKWFASLTTVTPVTASTCRIDVVAAWNVFYNVPFVTPIAKFFGAKFVRQDQVTMIQQAEGLKHNPSLMLIDDADKPAKWYFALKQARLDGSRKHPMDGPVELHWRS, encoded by the coding sequence GTGACAATTGACGCGGCTGGAGCCGCGATTACCGGGCCGACGGCGACGCTGATTTACGACGATTGGTATCCGGCCATGCGGTCCGATCTGCTGCGTGGCAACAGGCTGCGCACGGCGATGCTTCTCGATTTGCCGCTGGTGCTCGGCCGTCGCAAGGACGGCAAAATCTTTGCCATGCGGGATAGCTGCCCGCATCGCGGAATCCCGCTGAGCGTCGGATGGTTCGACGGCGAGCATGTCACATGCCGTTACCATGGATGGGAGTTCGAGCCTTGCAGCGGCCAGTGCGCCGCGATTCCCTCGCTTTCCAGTTTCGACAAGCTAGATGCGACGCGCATCTTCGCCTCGGCCTTTCCCTGTGTGGAGAAGGATGGATATGCGTGGGTCTACATTCCCGGTGCGGGTGCTGGACGCAAGATAGAGGGCGCGGATCTGCTGCCAGTTCCTGAGCTGCCCAAGTTCAGCGAGCGTTACCGGTCTGCCCATCTGACCGCTGATCTGCCGTGCAATGTCGACCACGGCATTATCGGGCTGATGGACCCGGCGCATGGGCCGTTTGTGCATCAGGCATGGTGGTGGCGTTCACGTGGCTCGATCCGCGAGAAGACCAAGCGCTTCGAGCCGATTCCCGAAGGGTTTCGCATGGCCGCGCATGCGCCAAGCGGAAACTCTGCGCCCTACAAGCTCCTGGGCGTGTATGGTGAGCCTGTTGAAACGACCATCGACTTCGTCCTACCCAATCGCCGCTCAGAGACGATCCGCTGCGGAAAGAAGTGGTTCGCCAGCCTGACGACGGTGACTCCGGTGACAGCGTCCACCTGCCGCATCGATGTCGTGGCGGCATGGAATGTCTTCTACAACGTGCCGTTCGTGACGCCGATTGCGAAGTTCTTCGGAGCGAAATTCGTGCGCCAGGATCAAGTCACGATGATTCAGCAGGCGGAGGGTCTGAAGCATAATCCCAGCCTGATGCTGATTGACGATGCGGACAAGCCGGCGAAATGGTATTTCGCGTTGAAGCAGGCCCGGCTCGACGGATCGCGAAAACACCCGATGGATGGGCCGGTCGAGCTCCACTGGCGTAGTTAA
- a CDS encoding ABC transporter permease, translating to MLFSEAVKLALQSLWANKLRSILTLIGVVMGVASVIMVITLTNTANDYMGTKITGYGADVFTVDRSGLVFNAEEYFKFQKRKIIKYEDYEAIRDGCTDCKEVGALLSKTTNVVYNGQSSKDTGVRGYTATMFSLNNLNIAIGRALNEADIDHATHSVVVGYDIVDNILGDGDPIGKELRVDGVPYTIVGVAERQGKTFGQSQDNWVAIPLTAYQHTYGTNDSMTVYARANGDSKVMSRAEDEVRVIMRTRRHDAPGAEDSFELQTNDTFLDLWRQISQMFVFIVFALASISLVVGGIVIMNIMLVSVTERTREIGVRKALGARQRDVLLQFLIESGLMATLGGVIGILIGVGVAALITQIFDVTVNVSIGSIFLGMFMATGTGVFFGVYPASKAAKLDPIVALRSEM from the coding sequence ATGCTATTCAGTGAAGCCGTAAAACTCGCGCTGCAATCGTTGTGGGCCAATAAACTGCGGTCCATACTGACGCTGATCGGCGTCGTGATGGGCGTGGCTTCCGTGATCATGGTGATCACGCTGACAAATACGGCGAACGACTACATGGGTACGAAGATCACCGGCTACGGCGCGGATGTCTTCACAGTGGACCGGTCTGGGTTGGTCTTCAACGCCGAGGAATATTTCAAGTTCCAGAAGCGCAAGATCATTAAGTATGAAGACTATGAGGCAATTCGGGACGGCTGCACCGATTGCAAAGAGGTCGGAGCACTGTTATCGAAGACCACCAATGTCGTGTACAACGGTCAATCCAGCAAGGATACAGGCGTGCGCGGTTACACGGCGACGATGTTTTCGCTGAATAACCTGAACATCGCAATTGGCAGGGCATTGAATGAGGCGGACATCGACCACGCCACGCATTCAGTGGTGGTGGGCTACGACATTGTGGACAACATCCTTGGCGACGGCGACCCGATCGGCAAGGAGCTTCGCGTGGATGGAGTTCCATACACGATCGTCGGCGTGGCGGAACGGCAGGGAAAGACCTTCGGCCAATCCCAGGACAACTGGGTGGCAATTCCCCTCACGGCCTACCAGCACACTTACGGAACGAATGACTCCATGACGGTGTATGCGCGGGCCAACGGCGACTCCAAGGTGATGTCGCGCGCCGAGGACGAAGTGCGGGTGATCATGCGTACGCGTCGTCATGATGCTCCTGGGGCCGAAGACAGTTTTGAACTCCAGACCAACGATACCTTTCTGGACCTCTGGAGGCAGATCAGCCAGATGTTCGTGTTCATTGTCTTCGCCCTGGCGTCGATTTCGCTTGTGGTGGGTGGAATCGTCATCATGAACATCATGCTGGTATCGGTGACCGAGCGGACGCGCGAAATTGGCGTGCGCAAAGCCCTCGGGGCGCGACAGAGAGATGTGCTGCTGCAGTTCCTGATTGAGTCGGGATTGATGGCAACGCTAGGCGGCGTCATCGGAATCCTGATCGGAGTCGGCGTTGCCGCGCTGATCACGCAAATATTCGACGTGACAGTGAATGTCTCAATCGGTTCGATATTTTTGGGAATGTTTATGGCAACGGGAACCGGGGTGTTTTTTGGGGTGTATCCGGCAAGCAAGGCCGCGAAGCTGGATCCGATTGTGGCGCTCCGTTCGGAGATGTAA
- a CDS encoding ABC transporter permease produces MAQGQTTESVKMALDTLRTNKLRSGLTILGIVIGVTSVIAISSVINGLNNRVDAWVGSLGSNVFWIFHMPVIGVRPTTEQLTRKKLTIEDVYALRTLPHVVGADGGKQYVKSGFRVGDVSVKYNGKKVAGAILQGSTSEIAAVNDINLQEGRFFTDDEDKRHAKVVVLGHDTWEDLFGNEPAVGKEVNIETGLYTVIGVVEKRKQPFGGGKNPNDNAAYFPYGTFENLHPEQKDVWVSVKYDDPVNKSLVEEEIREMLRVRRKVKVQDPDNFEIFGPESLARLWDQITWGLRLFMLAVSSVGLMVGGVGVMNIMLVSVTERTREIGIRKALGATKRTILTQFTTEAVTLCAIGGVFGVMVGAVITWIVFFLPIGLPAALSTFWVLFGFGVSCAIGLMFGIYPAWKAANLDPIEALRYE; encoded by the coding sequence ATGGCGCAAGGTCAGACAACTGAATCGGTAAAAATGGCGCTGGATACGCTGCGTACGAACAAGCTGCGTTCAGGGCTAACGATCCTGGGAATCGTGATCGGCGTGACATCGGTGATCGCCATCTCCTCCGTCATCAATGGACTGAACAATCGCGTCGATGCCTGGGTTGGATCGCTGGGCAGCAACGTCTTCTGGATATTTCATATGCCGGTGATCGGCGTGCGTCCTACCACGGAGCAACTGACGCGCAAGAAGCTGACCATCGAAGACGTGTACGCGCTGCGCACGCTGCCGCATGTTGTCGGAGCCGATGGCGGCAAGCAATACGTCAAGTCGGGCTTCCGCGTCGGGGATGTTTCCGTGAAGTACAACGGCAAGAAAGTCGCCGGAGCCATTCTGCAGGGCAGCACATCCGAGATCGCCGCGGTGAACGATATCAACCTGCAGGAAGGCCGCTTCTTTACCGATGACGAGGACAAGCGCCACGCCAAAGTGGTCGTGCTGGGCCACGATACCTGGGAAGACTTGTTCGGCAACGAACCGGCTGTCGGCAAAGAAGTGAATATCGAGACTGGGCTTTACACCGTGATCGGAGTGGTTGAGAAGCGCAAACAGCCCTTCGGCGGCGGCAAAAACCCGAACGATAACGCAGCATACTTCCCCTATGGCACCTTCGAGAACCTGCATCCCGAGCAGAAGGATGTGTGGGTCTCCGTCAAGTACGACGATCCGGTCAACAAGTCCCTGGTCGAGGAAGAAATTCGCGAGATGCTGCGGGTGCGGCGCAAGGTCAAGGTGCAGGACCCGGACAACTTCGAGATCTTCGGGCCGGAATCGCTGGCGCGGCTCTGGGATCAGATCACCTGGGGATTGCGGCTCTTCATGTTGGCGGTTTCTAGCGTAGGTCTGATGGTCGGAGGCGTTGGCGTCATGAACATCATGCTCGTCTCGGTGACCGAGCGAACCCGCGAGATCGGTATACGAAAGGCTCTGGGCGCGACCAAGCGGACGATTCTGACGCAATTTACGACAGAAGCCGTGACGCTGTGCGCCATCGGCGGCGTCTTTGGCGTCATGGTGGGCGCCGTGATCACGTGGATTGTCTTCTTTCTGCCGATTGGGCTGCCTGCTGCGCTCTCGACCTTCTGGGTCCTGTTCGGCTTCGGAGTGTCTTGCGCCATTGGGCTGATGTTCGGCATCTATCCGGCCTGGAAAGCGGCAAATCTCGATCCCATCGAGGCGCTGCGGTATGAGTGA
- the hpnI gene encoding bacteriohopanetetrol glucosamine biosynthesis glycosyltransferase HpnI, whose product MQTFAFTTEVLTTVLVAASMVYSLLALVAALSFRQYARQYRKLPGFSPSVSILKPVKGFDAGMYEAFRSHCLQDYAGDYELIFGAGSESDPAVEAVHRLIAEFPKRRIRLVICPERLGTNGKVSNLIQMLADSQDGARHAFLLINDSDIRVSPKYLERVMRQFAAPAKKPVGMVTALYRGKAHSWTLGSVLEALGIATDFQAGVLTARVVEGGIHFGLGSTLAVRREALVAAGGLEALVDQLGDDYEMGARIAAAGYSIRLATEVVETSVPAYSLGGFLSHQLRWARTVRDSRRWGYTGLIFTHLLPLAAANVLASGASLLSILLLGLAFFLRLGVAMQVGAGVLGDRQVLANLWLLPLRDAVGFAVWVWSFAGNTIVWRGERFLLKGGRLEKASF is encoded by the coding sequence ATGCAGACATTTGCGTTTACAACCGAGGTTCTGACGACCGTGCTCGTTGCGGCGAGCATGGTCTATAGCCTGCTGGCGCTGGTGGCTGCATTGAGCTTCCGGCAATACGCGCGGCAATACCGAAAGCTGCCCGGGTTTTCGCCTTCCGTGAGCATTCTGAAGCCGGTGAAGGGCTTCGACGCCGGAATGTATGAGGCGTTTCGCAGCCATTGCCTGCAGGACTACGCGGGCGACTACGAACTGATCTTTGGCGCAGGCAGCGAAAGCGATCCGGCGGTCGAAGCGGTGCATCGGCTGATTGCCGAGTTTCCCAAGCGGCGGATTCGGCTGGTGATTTGCCCTGAGCGGCTGGGGACCAACGGGAAGGTCTCGAACCTGATCCAAATGTTGGCGGATTCGCAGGACGGAGCACGTCACGCGTTCCTACTCATCAACGATTCCGACATCCGGGTCAGCCCAAAGTATCTGGAGCGGGTGATGCGCCAGTTCGCCGCACCCGCAAAAAAGCCGGTCGGCATGGTGACGGCGTTGTATCGGGGCAAGGCGCATTCGTGGACCTTGGGGTCCGTGCTGGAAGCTTTAGGGATTGCCACGGATTTTCAGGCCGGGGTGCTGACAGCGCGAGTCGTCGAGGGCGGAATTCACTTCGGCCTCGGCTCCACGCTGGCAGTGCGGCGTGAAGCGCTTGTTGCCGCCGGCGGCCTGGAGGCATTGGTCGATCAGCTCGGCGACGACTACGAAATGGGAGCGCGGATTGCGGCTGCGGGGTACTCCATTCGTCTCGCAACAGAGGTGGTCGAAACCAGCGTTCCGGCCTACAGCCTGGGAGGATTCCTGAGCCATCAGTTACGTTGGGCCCGGACGGTCCGCGACAGCCGGCGATGGGGTTATACCGGACTGATCTTTACCCATCTGCTGCCGCTGGCCGCAGCCAACGTGCTCGCATCGGGCGCAAGCCTGCTGAGTATCCTGCTGCTGGGCCTTGCGTTCTTTCTGAGGCTTGGTGTGGCGATGCAAGTGGGCGCTGGGGTGCTTGGAGACCGGCAGGTGCTGGCCAATCTCTGGCTGCTGCCGCTGCGCGACGCGGTCGGATTTGCCGTGTGGGTCTGGAGCTTTGCGGGGAATACGATTGTCTGGCGCGGCGAGCGTTTTTTGCTAAAGGGCGGCCGTCTGGAAAAGGCAAGTTTCTAG
- a CDS encoding dUTP diphosphatase: protein MLRVKLIADGARMPEVAHPGEDLGYDVFALETVELWARQSLRVRTGIAVEARHPETEVALGLLVRDRSSMASRGVAVTGGVIDAGYRGEIQILLTNLTDEAIRLNAGDKIAQMIPVPVLTGVVRQVEELGDSSRAEKGFGSSGK from the coding sequence ATGTTGCGAGTGAAATTGATTGCTGATGGCGCGCGGATGCCGGAAGTGGCGCATCCGGGTGAGGATTTGGGATACGACGTGTTTGCCTTGGAAACGGTGGAGCTTTGGGCTCGCCAGTCTCTTCGGGTACGGACGGGGATCGCCGTCGAGGCGCGGCACCCAGAAACGGAAGTAGCGCTCGGCCTCCTCGTGCGCGACCGGTCTTCCATGGCCTCGCGTGGTGTTGCGGTCACAGGCGGCGTCATCGATGCCGGATATCGCGGCGAGATTCAGATTCTGCTGACCAACCTGACGGACGAGGCGATTCGGCTCAATGCCGGAGACAAGATTGCGCAGATGATTCCAGTGCCGGTGCTGACGGGAGTGGTGCGGCAGGTCGAGGAACTGGGCGATTCTTCGCGAGCTGAAAAGGGCTTTGGAAGCTCCGGGAAATGA
- a CDS encoding phosphate-starvation-inducible PsiE family protein: protein MSITERLHSFEARMRVGYCQYLSLVEVLIYILLGTLLAVTAALGVAGAFSLVAGAIRNWNRTEDIFELIDRLLLVLMLLEILHTLRISIRSRALVVEPFLVVGLIASIRRILVLGMQAEALTKKENWDNSGKPLFEASMIEFGVLALVITVLVGAIYFLRKSSHMSNHAEHDVEARPGIC, encoded by the coding sequence TTGTCGATAACAGAGAGGCTTCACTCCTTTGAAGCTCGCATGCGCGTGGGCTACTGCCAGTACCTGTCGCTGGTGGAAGTGCTCATATACATCCTGCTGGGAACGCTGCTGGCAGTGACCGCGGCGCTGGGAGTGGCCGGGGCGTTTTCGCTGGTGGCGGGCGCCATACGCAATTGGAACAGGACCGAGGATATCTTCGAACTCATCGACCGGCTCCTTCTCGTGTTGATGCTGCTTGAGATTCTGCATACCCTGCGCATTTCGATCCGCTCTCGTGCGCTGGTCGTCGAGCCATTCCTGGTCGTGGGGCTGATCGCTTCCATCCGGCGAATTCTTGTGCTGGGCATGCAGGCCGAGGCGCTGACTAAGAAGGAGAACTGGGATAACAGCGGCAAGCCGCTTTTTGAGGCCTCGATGATCGAGTTCGGCGTGCTGGCGCTGGTAATTACGGTGCTTGTGGGAGCAATTTATTTCCTGCGCAAATCAAGTCACATGAGTAACCATGCAGAGCACGATGTGGAAGCCCGCCCCGGTATCTGCTGA